A part of Rhinatrema bivittatum chromosome 16, aRhiBiv1.1, whole genome shotgun sequence genomic DNA contains:
- the LOC115078572 gene encoding olfactory receptor 1F1-like, with the protein MNQVVKENQTTEFILLGFSDLPQYQMALFAVFMLTMLIALVGNSIIIAILSLNPQLHNPMYFFLGNLSFLDICLTLVTVPQMLKNFLVEKKTISFTGCMAQVYFFWNFTSAEDFLLAVMAFDRYVAICNPLHYTMLMKKRLCIQLVVGLWVTANLDAILQTVLTSRLSFCGPNEINHFLCEMTPLFKLSCSDTFLNEMVIFIEGTLVVMGSFSVILISYVWIITVILKMHSAERRSKAFSTCSSHLVVVTIYFGTTIFMYFRPSNSNFLTKEKVASVMYCILVPMLNPFIYSLRNNEVKRAFRRAIFERIFAQKA; encoded by the coding sequence ATGAATCAAGTGGTCAAGGAGAACCAGACAACTGAGTTTATCCTCTTGGGATTTTCTGACCTCCCCCAATACCAGATGGCTCTCTTTGCAGTGTTTATGCTCACAATGCTGATCGCCTTAGTGGGGAACTCCATCATCATCGCCATCCTCAGCCTCAATCCCCAGCTTCACAACCCCATGTACTTCTTCTTGGGCAACCTCTCCTTCTTGGACATCTGCCTAACCTTGGTCACAGTCCCTCAGATGCTGAAAAACTTCTTAGTGGAGAAGAAGACCATATCCTTCACTGGCTGCATGGCTCAGGTGTACTTTTTCTGGAATTTCACCAGTGCAGAAGACTTCCTTTTGGCAGTCATGGCTTTTGACCGCTACGTGGCCATCTGCAACCCATTGCACTACACCATGTTAATGAAAAAGAGGCTCTGCATCCAGCTGGTGGTTGGATTATGGGTGACTGCTAACTTGGATGCCATCTTACAAACTGTGTTGACCTCCAGGCTGTCCTTTTGTGGACCAAATGAAATCAACCACTTCCTTTGTGAGATGACTCCGCTCTTCAAGCTGTCATGCTCAGACACTTTTCTCAATGAAATGGTCATCTTTATTGAGGGGACCTTGGTGGTCATGGGTTCCTTCAGCGTCATTCTCATCTCGTATGTCTGGATCATCACTGTCATCCTGAAGATGCATTCTGCGGAGAGGAGGAGCAAAGCCTTCTcaacctgctcctcccaccttgtAGTAGTGACCATCTACTTTGGGACCACCATATTTATGTATTTCCGTCCCTCAAACAGCAACTTTCTCACCAAAGAAAAGGTGGCCAGTGTGATGTATTGTATCCTGGTCCCCATGCTCAACCCCTTCATCTACAGCCTGAGGAACAATGAGGTGAAAAGGGCTTTCAGGAGAGCAATATTTGAAAGAATATTTGCACAAAAAGCATAG